DNA from Tachysurus fulvidraco isolate hzauxx_2018 chromosome 16, HZAU_PFXX_2.0, whole genome shotgun sequence:
tatatatatatatatatatatatatatatatacacacacacacacacacacacacacacacacacacacacacacacacacacacacacacacacacacactgtatagcAGCACAGCTCAGACACTTATAGTAATATAAGTTCAGTCTAACATGTTATCAGTTTAATAGTCACAGTCTGTTCATGATCATTTGTATGGAGGACAAACCACATTAAACTAAACTTTTGGTTAAAAGAATGTAGAATTGCCAGTATGGTATGACAAACCCTTAACACAATGACATGGTCGTGGAAGGAAATTTTCTGTGTCACATGTAAATCTATGTGTATCGAGAACGATGGTTTATAAAATTACCTAAAACTTACATTCTTTatcttaaaacatattaattatTGTTTAGCTCTTTGGCTTAATATACATTGTATGGTTAGAAGTATATGGACACCACACGTATGTGGGCCATCCCCAAACTgctgacacaaaaaaacacacaattgtctgtttccctttactggaactaaAAGGCACAAGTCTGATTTGGTAACAATGACCATGTACACAACTCTTGGTCCAGGAAAACCAACATTGGCAACGTtgaagtggaagaactcgagtgtccttcATAAagtcctgacctcaaccacAATGAACACCATTGGAATGATCTGGAACACAGTCTCcacagacatgcatggtaggttgattggcatctctggaaaattgtccgtagtgtgcgagtgcgtgagtgaatgagagtgggtatgtgccctgcgatgggttggcactctgtccagggtgtatcctgcctcgatgcccgatgacgcctgagatgggcacaggctccccgtgacccgaggtagtttggataagcggtagaaaatgaatgaatgaatgaatgagtaatcAATAATTACAGTGAAGGCTTTGTGCTGATGGATCCTATAATTTATATCAAGCCTTTCTTATAAAACTACAACAACAGTTCATCTAAATGACTTCCTAAGGAGATCTGACatccatttttttctgtaaaacaaTTCATTCAATTTTCATGATCTAAAAAAACCTAACCTAACCTAACCTTTTTGAAAAGAACGTATGTACTTTGGTGGAAGACAGACAGGAATAAACTTTATGTATTTCTTCACAATCTGTAGTTTCCCACAGCAAAGGGTTATGCAAACTGTTAAAACACACTTCAGGCAACTTTTAGCAGAAACAAACTGAATGCATTGTGTGATGGATTACtgcatatcttttttttttttttgccccataGGGATCCTCAAACTCCCCCTGTAAGATTAGTATCTTATTTCACCACTGCAATGGGAAAAAGTATAAATGTGGTTAGTATATTCGAGCCGGCAGGTGCAGCATACATGGATATGAGTCGTCACATGAAGCACTTCTCTGAAAATTCTCTATGAATAAACCTCAGAAAACCAGTTCAGtgaaagaactttttttttttcctgttcaaaTGACTGCACACAGgaactgtttttaaaaagtcaTGAAAAGACATCTGTTAAATTATCATGTTAATTCATCAGCTTTATAAATGAAAGGGCATAAAATGATGTGACAGCATCAGTCTATTAGTTTATTGACATCATGCACCTgcttcatataaaaaaatacaaagaatacAATACAGCACTTTGCAACATGCCTGACTTTGGAATGTGTTTCTCATTTATTCTAAAGTATTGATTTTTCCAGAAGGGGAAATTGCTATTTTGCCTGTTGGCGTGTGCTCAGTAGTAATAGCTACCATCAGGAAAGTAAACGTGTCTTTGCTATTTTGCTTACTTTCACACTCAGGCACCTTCAGCAGTTCGACATGAGCAGCAAACAGCTTGATACAATTACGGTGCCTCATGTTCCTTCGCTTTATGTGCCAAGGATACTCCACATTTGCAAGAAAatattgtggggaaaaaaatctgtagGCTTGTCAAATTCAccccatatattttttttcattcaaagcTACTGATGATTTGCATTGGTATGCTGAAACATTGAGACGTTCTTCTTGTCCAATGCTTAAAATGAAATCAGGATTCACTTCTGGGGTTCATACTGTGTCGTGTGATGCACATCAAGCTCAGACAGAACCAGTTAAGGGAGAAAATAAGACACTATAGCCCAACAGTCTTTGCTACTAAACAAGAACTGCACACATTCAAGGTAAGCTGTAAGCCAGTTTATGcataacattattaaaaaaaaataataatgaatgaattaattaaatattcggaatatcacaattttttttgtgaactgTGCTGCACTTGGAATGCTCTCAAACTTAAACGTGTGCgcaataataataagcttttgGATTAGCCTTGCATTTGTATGCAAAACCCTTTCAGCCCGTGCAGCACAGAAGCTGATCAAGAACACTAATCAGCACATGCACTGGTTTTGATaggaattttaaaaataaaaatgttaagttTATGTTCATACATCAATTGCATTAAGAttttaaaatgctaaatatGTGCCTAccattaatatataatatatgtgtaaAGATTACAGTCTGTATTGCAGTCATTGTATAGAAAACTCTCCCGAATACTgggaaaatgaattaataaacctACCTTGAGTATGTGTTGAGGCTGTCTTCTTCCATATCCTAAAAAACATTATTgagattcataaaaaaaattttcaatgaCAAATCTAGGCTCTGAATGTAACACTAAAATTTGATGTCAGccaaaaaaataagtaaattaaaaaaaatgtctgtttaATTATTTAGGATCAGTCTTATATTTGACTGTTGCGTGCACATTATCCATAGTTTTACAGACTGAAGACTGGATGTATTGTAAACAAGATCCTGTCTTTTCGATGAAAATACAGTAATTGAATCATGATAAAAAGATTCAATTAACAGAGAGTCTATCAGGGAGAAGAGCTGAAGTAACTGATCGATGTAATcttaaagagtgattatattGCAGCCTGTGCCCCAAGCCCGACTgtccttcatttatttatgaaaaggTCATACCATCAATAGTAAAAGCTTTAGATTAGAGACTATTGTACATTGCAATTTCTAGAATGGCCTTGTGCCTGGTTTCCCTGTGGTCTCTATAGAGAAGTGGGACTTTCCTCATTAAACATCCACAGGGAAATGTGTGCTCTCATTTTCATAAGCAGGGTTAGTCTATTGTAAATGCCAACATCCAGTACTGATCCTCCTTActgaattaaagaaataattaagaTGATTATTGCATCAAATtgaatagaaatagaattaACCGAAACATtccttattattcttattattcaagTATTTATGTCTGTTAAGaaagagtcttttttttttttttttttttaattactggactctttttttaattattatatctgTGGTCTATTATGTTATCTTTAAAAGGTCAGTTTATGCAACATTGAAAGGGAAAGCATGAAATGTCACGATGCATTAGGGAGTCTGTGTTGGTGCATTAGGGAGTCTGTGTTGGTTTTTAGATAATGGATTTTAAAGCTTATGATATAAGTCTGAAAATTGAAAATTCCTGTTTTTCTGTATACCTTCACAACTACTaagaaatgtacaaatattttctgattttttttatgtaatttatatatttattaatgttattaatagcCTCAAGGATATTAatagtacttttttatttttaaaaaatatactgaATTATAGTATAGTAATCACTACCATGCCCAATATTTTGTTGCAGGTtttaattaaactaataatatGTCAATATGTAGGGCACCTCAGGGTGAGTGTATAATCTTACACCTGAGTAGTTCAGGTCTCCACCTAGTGGTTTAAATATATAGTCTAAAAAATCCCAAGCGGAATGTAAAGAGACTCACCACCACCTAGTGGGAAAGACCTGCCAAAACCCATCTACtgttttcaacaaaaaaaaatgaaaaatataacaaatatgtGCACTGTTCACAAAATATGGATGTAAATAAACTTCTAATTAAAGCTGGAAgtttgagtttaaaaaaatcattatataaGAGCCACAAATGAGAGGTAACTGTGGCCAAAAAGGGAGGCATTTCCTAATTTTTTTGGTGGCCCAATGTGTGGCTAGAATGTGATcctcacaccattacaccaccatgACCTTTGACCCATGGCAAGTACGGGTCCAATAGATTTATGTCATTGATGCCACATTTTGGCAGTACCATCTGCATGTCAGAACAGACATCAAGACTCATGTATCATCAGATTCTGTCTCAAGGTTTGATGTCAAGAATTCTAAGCTGCATTTCTACTCACCACTGTTGTGATTTTAGAGAGTATTTGAGTTAGTCTAGCTTTTCTTttggataattgcataaatGAGAAAGGATACAGGTTTTTGTATAGTGAGTGTATATACttattattaacatcattaaTACTTTCTCCATATTGATTATCTTATTAGAGTTGTAAGGTGTCCTACCCAGGAATCATGCTTGACTGGCCGTCTCCTGGTAGGCTGGCTGCGTGGGGCTAGTGAAACGatggaagaggagaggaaaggctTCTGTAGTTTGTGCTCCATCAGAGTCTGGGATTTTTCAGTCcctgtctcatacacacacacacacacacacacacacacgcacacgcacacgcacacgcacacacacacacacacacacacaccattaaaataaaccagctCTTTCTACCCTATCCTCCACCATAACTATATTTCATAGATCATTTCACAACTGAAACAGGAGCTGTATGTTACCTGAAGCAGAGTGAGATTTTGATTCCACATGAACATCGCTGTCTGAACAGGAACAGCATGTACGAGCCTTCTTACTTTTGTCTGAACAGATTTTCAAAATGTTAGGCCTGAGGATACTTACTACTGTTCAGAATTAATGTACATCACAGACCTTGTTACATAAGTCATAGCAATTAATGAAAAAGATTTTTACTCTTATTTCCAGCACGGTGGTCTGTCAGTGTGCTACAAGAGACCATGATGCAATTATGGTTAATTATGGTCTTTGTCCTTACCTTCTTGGGCAATTTCCCAGAAGTCCAAAGCAACTTTAAAAGCCTGTGCTACTGTAAGTGTGACTGCCTGGGCCTGAAGGAGACACAACAAGGCGAGGTGACAAATGGCTCTTCACATGAGAGTGCATGAGAAATAAGCGCATATACAGACAATattgtgagagagaaacaacagaaaaataaaaaggattttttatgtttatgtacacaacttaagaacaaaaaaagtttaacaAAAATAGAATCAATAAATAGTTTGCAGTTTCCCAGATTcctgtttggggaaaaaaagaaaaatgtacctTTTACAATTTATATACAAGACAACTAGAATTgcaaaaaagtttaaatataaatagaatgtAGTATTAGATCATTTTTAGCaacacaattataataataataaaataagtttgGAAAGAGttggtacagtatatgttttttgtttcttattacAATTCTTACATTAAAGAGTACAAatttgcatgtacagtataggcTGATGTGTttacaaacaataataatatattggGTAATTTACAAACAATATGTATagaattgattttgttttaacttGTTAATTTTTGCTCTCAAACACATTCATCTGAGACACAGACTCACAATTTTCTTCTTTTGGCAGAGGAAGGCATGGCACTCCAGAGTTTCACTGAACTCACTCTGTGAGATGTAGGCAAAGACTTTATCCTGAGTTTTATCAGCTGTGCAGTAGGAGATTCTACAGAGAAAagcaataacatttattatttagcatGTATTAAGAAAACTAACAATGGGAGTAGAGAAAGTATATTTCAGATCCTTCTGAAAGAAAAAGTGATGTTTGAAtgctgtgaaataaataaatcagaaggcctgtcttaaaataaacaagtaaataagtaagtaaacaaatacatacattatatacatacatacatgcatacatacatacacgcatactGTAGGACACTTAGAGGGATGGGACACGGAAGAACAGGCATAGAGACGGGATTAAAGCAAGCAAGGTcgtggttttatttttcctctcagAGTGGTGCAATTTTAATGCAGCAAAAAGTCAATGAGAAAGTGAAAATAACCAGCTCCTTCCTTTAAGGCGCTTGGGAAGAGATCCCTGCTCCAACTCCAGACATCCAGAGTGGGGGCGGCTGTGACTAGGTGAAGCAGTCCTTCTCCAGGAGCGTAGCAAGGTACGCGGTggtgcagccagagagggccgagcgacatccacggCGGCACGGCCAGAGAGGGCTGAGCTACGTCcacggcggcgcagccagagagAGCTGAGCTACGTCCACGGCggtgcagccagagagggccgagctacatccacagccgagcagcagagccaagcgacgtccacagccgagcagccgggccaagcgacgtccacagccgagcagcagggccaagcgacgtccacagccgagcagccGGAGTGCAACCCCCGACAAACCATGGGTTGGTCCGCGTATCAAAACCCAGAATGGGAGGGAGGGTAGGGAAAAATCTCCACCACTCTGGAGCGGCGGCCATCTTGCGAGCGTGCTCTGGGACAGCGGCCATCTTGCGAGCGGGCTCCGAGATGCAGCTGCAGTTCTCCAGGACAAGAGAGCAAAACAAACGTGCAGGAAGTTTCTGCAGACAggtcagtgtgtatttggccccATGCAGATGCCGGTACTCACATATGTCTGAACAGGATATGAAGAATTTGGAGCAACATATTAATGAAGAAAAACTGCACGAGGTACCCTCCATTAAACCTTCACTAGAGGAGTGGCTTTccaggagagagaaaagggcAGCTCTGTCATCAGGAAGTGTATTAAAACTGGAAGAAGTTTCAAAAATTCAGCGGCAGTTATTGAAGCTGTTTGAATTACTGacaatatttctgttttcttttttttgttagctTTTTAATTAGGTTTTCTGCTGTAGTTTAACTCTTTTGGTCTAGGAATCATGTCGTTTTCAAGGGTTCCATTGAAAACATTAGAAGAGTGCCTACATGAAGAGACTAAAGCTCACAATAAGACGCTGGAGAAAGAATTGGATAAGCTGCATGCTGTTACACAGGAGCTGGCCAAAAGGGTCAAGAGTGTCACAGAGGCATTCCGGGACATGGTTGAGCATACTGCTGATGGGGTCTGGTCTGCAAAACACGTTGTAAGACCTGCCCCATTATAGATCCGGGAGCTTCCTCCATGTCAAGTGCCTGCATTCTCCACCAGTGTAGGGCACTTCAATAAAGGGTCAGCTTTTCGGCGGGAATTCTGCCGCCCCGCCTTGCACGCTGATCCAGCTGCGCTGATTTGGGTGCTGAATCCTTTTTAGCGTTTCGTCAGCGGTGCTGTCCACGGTGCTGTCCACGGTGCTGTCCACGGTGCTGAATAGCCTCCTTTTTAGCGCTTTTGTAGCCTTTCGGGGGCGAGGAGCGGTATTTTAGCTGCGTGGGACAGCGGTGCATGCGCCGCCTTCAcaatacatacatgcatacatacatacatacagtcaggtccataaatattgggaCATCGACAATTCTAACATTTTGGCTCTATACAACAccacaatggatttgaaatgaaaggAACAAGTTGTGCTTTAACTGCAGactgtcagctttaatttgagggcATTTACATCCAAATCAGGTGAACGGTGTAGGAATTACAACAGTTTGCATATGTGCCTCTCACCACTTGTtaagggaccaaaagtaatgggacagaataataatcataaatcaaactttcacttttttaatacttggttGCAAATCCTTTACAGTCAATTACAGCCTGAAGTCTGGAACGCATAGACATCACCAGAAGCTGGGTTTCATCCCTGGTGATGCTCTGCCAGGAATCTACTGCAACTGTCTTCAGTTCCTGCTTGTTCTTGGGGAATTTTCCCTTCAGTTTTGTCTTCAGCAAGTGAAATGCATGCTCAATCggattcaggtcaggtgattgacttggccattgcataacattccacttttttcccttaaaaaactctttggttgcttttgcagtatgctttgggtcattgttcATTGTACAGGACCtgactgtacatacatacatacatacatacatacatacatacatacatacatacatacatacatacatacatacatgcatacacgcatacatacatacatacatacatacatacatacatacatacatacatacatacatacatacatacatacatgcatacacgcatacatacatacatacatacatacatacatacatacatacatacatacacgcatacatacatacatacacgcatacatacatacatacacgcatacatacatacatacacgcatacatacatatatgcatgcatacatacatacacgcatacatacatacatgcatacatacatacatacatacatacatacatacatacatacatacatacatacatacatacatatatacatacatacatgcatacatacatacatatatacatacatacatgcatacatacatacatacatacatacatacatacatacatacatacatacatacacgcatacatacatatatacatacatacatgcatacatacatacatacatacatacatacatacatacatacatacatacatacatacatacacgcatacatacatatatacatacatacatgcatacatacatacatacatacatacatacatacatacatacacgcatacatacatacacgcatacatacatacatacatacatacatacatacatacatacatacatacatacatacatacatacatgcatacatacatacatgcatacacgcatacatacatacatacatacatacacgcatacatacatacatacatacatgcatacacgcatacctacatacacgcatacatacatacatacacgcatacatacatatatacatacatacacgcatacatacatacatacatacacgcatacatacatacatacatgcatacacgcatacctacatacacgcatacatacatacatacacgcatacatacatatatgcatgcatacatacatacatacaaacatacatacacgcatacatacatatatacatacatacatgcatacacacatacatacatacatacatacatacatacatacatacatacatacatacatacatacacgcatacatacatacatacatacatacatacatacatacatacatacatacatacatacacgcatacatacatacatacacgcatacatacatacatacatacatacacatacatacatacatacatacacgcatacatacatacatacatacatacatacatacatacatacatgcatacatacatacatacatacacgcatacatacatatatacatacatacatacatacatacatacacgcatacatacatatatacatacatacatacatacatacatacatacatacatacatacatacacgcatacatacatacatacacgcatacatacatatatacatacatacatacatacatacatacatacatacatacatacacgcatacatacatacatacacgcatacatacatacatacatacacgcatacatacatacatacatacatacatacacgcatacatacatacatacacgcatacatacatatatacatacatacatacatacatatatacacatatatacatacatacttacacacatacatacatacatacatacatacatacatacatagatacacacatacatacatatacatacatgcatacacacatagatacacacatacatacatatacatacatacacacatacacacatacatactgtacatacatacatacatacatacatacatacattacaaCATCAAATTGCATCTTGTTGCACGTCTCGTCTTCTTACAGCGTATAAGAGCAGAGGTTCTGCAGCATGGGCAGATAAGTCGATTTCTCTATTTTTTGTAATGAGATGAATGATATATCAATAAGAAGCTTTGTGTTTTAAAGTAACTCTAAACCATGCAATATAATCCACAGAAGATAAAATGAGTCTTCCCTAAACTATTACCACAACGTTGGAAGCAAACAATTTGTCATGGGAAAGTCTGGCTGAGCCTTGTGCTAACgctagagagagacaaagagtaACCAAAGGCATTGACAGAGCAGATCCTGTTACCAGAGGGAGCCAGAGAGCAAGCAAGGTCTTATTTATAATCGGTGGTCTGTTTCAGAGTCTGTTTAAAAGAGCTTTCGGGATTAAAAACCTGTACCAACATTACAATGCCAATATCTGCAAAGTCAGGATTCATGAACACATGGTGTTTCAAGaggcacagagccctgacctcaaccacaCTGAATGCTGCAGCAGCCCAGGCCTCCTTGCTTGATATCAATGTCTGAGCTCAGTAAAGCTTTTATGGCTGAATGgacaaatccccacagtcatGCTCCACAATTTAAAACGAAAGCTTTTTTTAGCAGAATGTACTTTATTGTAACAGAAAAAAGGGACTAAATCTGAAacaggatgttcaacaagcacacatggatgtgatggtcagttTTCCACATACGTTTAGAATTATAGTGAATAAGAATTTTCAAGCTTCCATTCTTGTCTTTATTCCAACTTGACTGCAATTAAAATATGAAGCTGGATTAAGTCTTTGGGGTGTTGATATGATCGATTAAGAAAACGCTCAGTATTGGgtaaaatagatataaataatgtatttgtggTTGATTAAATTGTGTATGGGAGAAATCTACACTTTAATTGATTAaactctttatttaaaatgacttcCTGTATCACTGGTGTAAAAATGAGGGGAGACAGAGACCAAATTCGCCTTAGTCATTTATGCCCGATGATGTCCATAATCATTTAAGGGaggaaaaaatgaataattataatgtaatttcTGTCTGGAATAGGATGCAAGTGTATCGCTCATATACACAGTGAAGACAActggaaaaatacaaatattttggGGTTACCAAGTCTCAATGGAGGTAATTTGCcagaagaaaatgtttttttcagcaCCTGGAGCTCGCTGGACACTACAAGAATTTTGACGAATAGAGTTCAATGGacagataaaacaaaaatatagatctagtttattttctttttctttccttttttttacctcaaacaCAAGGTGCCATAAAAGCAAGGATGGTTATACATGAAAGAACCCCACTGTTATGTATGGTGTAGGATCTGTGTTGATTTTTCTAATCTCACTCAGGCTCACTTAGATCCAGCTCTCACTATGGACAAGATATTTTAACCATGCTGTGTTCTTACTGAGACCCGACCTAAATAGCAATGCCCAAGACACCTCCTTAATCTTTCTCatgctctctccttctctttctccctcactctTTTTTGATCTAATGATGTGCATGGCAAGTTGTTATTTATCCTCCTCAATAATGCAGTCCtgaatttaattataaacaaatttaattatAAACTGGCCTAAATAAAGTTTCTCCGCCTAACTAACAAGGAGGAGGAGTATGAAAAAGTCTGCTGGAATTTTAAACCAAGATCCATTCAGATTCTGCTGAATAATTTAGTGAAAACATTGTCCTTGATTTCAGATTCACATTTTTCTGAAATGGGGGACTTATTTCAGTCGCAGTGTCTATATGCCATTTATGTTGCAATGTCCTTATCTCTGCACACGTTCAAATTTTAATGTGtaagaaaatgtgtttatgCAAGTCACATGTCAGTAAAATGTCCTCTCATTGGGTTCCGCTCATAGCTGGAGTTCCGGTCATCCATCAAGATGAATCATTTGTAGCTCTACAAGCATTTGTGGCTTTCTTTTTAGCTTAAATCAGTTTGAGTGGAACTATGACTCATCAGGGCAACATTGCTTCAATCTGCCTGTTTTGGAGAAAAGCCATTATACATCATTTTAAACTGATTGGTCTGTTGTGTCAGATTGCTTTCTCACCACAAGTGAACTGCTCCAGAGGTCATTTGCAATTGGGCCAGAACATTGAGTGTTTTTAGGTGCAGACCGTCGAGTGCGATTGTCATGTTCATGTATGTCTAAACAAACTGAACCAAGGGTGAATATGCAGCAGGTTTGGAAACAAATCCTCCAAAAGTGTCAGGTGTGAATATGCCCTTCTGATAAATCTTGATTGCTACTGATGCAGACACTAAGGCACGGGTGggcaaccagtcagagaccaagagccacattttttactgtgttaccgcaaagagccacatcatacacatgggcacacatgggcacacat
Protein-coding regions in this window:
- the si:dkey-71h2.2 gene encoding low density lipoprotein receptor adapter protein 1-B isoform X1 → MEAIKSAGRAIIKSPGVPRHAWGTAKHEKLPENWTDTKETLMEGMVFNVKYMGMTLVGQPKGEEMAAAAIHRIVSTARASAKKFRKVTLTVSPKGIIITDTETNDLIENVSIYRISYCTADKTQDKVFAYISQSEFSETLECHAFLCQKKKIAQAVTLTVAQAFKVALDFWEIAQEDKSKKARTCCSCSDSDVHVESKSHSASGTEKSQTLMEHKLQKPFLSSSIVSLAPRSQPTRRRPVKHDSWDMEEDSLNTYSSSMGVEVTETGKSESDRQIPASEQCLRMQL
- the si:dkey-71h2.2 gene encoding low density lipoprotein receptor adapter protein 1-B isoform X2, with the translated sequence MEAIKSAGRAIIKSPGVPRHAWGTAKHEKLPENWTDTKETLMEGMVFNVKYMGMTLVGQPKGEEMAAAAIHRIVSTARASAKKFRKVTLTVSPKGIIITDTETNDLIENVSIYRISYCTADKTQDKVFAYISQSEFSETLECHAFLCQKKKIAQAVTLTVAQAFKVALDFWEIAQEDKSKKARTCCSCSDSDVHVESKSHSASGTEKSQTLMEHKLQKPFLSSSIVSLAPRSQPTRRRPVKHDSWDMEEDSLNTYSSSMGVEVTETESDRQIPASEQCLRMQL